In a single window of the Osmerus eperlanus chromosome 2, fOsmEpe2.1, whole genome shotgun sequence genome:
- the hs3st2 gene encoding heparan sulfate glucosamine 3-O-sulfotransferase 2 yields the protein MAYRFLSSRIVPSSNRFSKRFVFLFMLSLSFTYLCYSILYCGSTIMTNQTFEERSCLHHKNVGGKKLLQKLRDCTFPTDMRIVVNETLTQQGSNHARNQSIHSAFSSTHARNTVFSEVMLNNITVAQKYGNKKLPNALIVGVKKGGTRAVLEFIRIHPDVRALGTEPHFFDRNYDRGLDWYRGLMPRTLDSQITLEKTPSYFVTREAPRRIASMSQDTKLIVVVRNPVTRAISDYTQTLSKKPDIPSFEELAFKNRSLALVDTSWNAIRIGMYILHLENWLQYFRLSQIHFVSGERLITDPAGELGRVQDFLGLKRIITDKHFYFNRTKGFPCLKKPESSSQPRCLGKSKGRTHVQIDREVIEQLRDFYRPFNVKFYETVGHDFRWE from the exons ATGGCATACAGGTTCCTCTCAAGCCGGATCGTGCCATCTTCTAATAGGTTCAGCAAACGATTTGTTTTCTTGTTCATGCTTTCGTTGTCCTTTACGTATTTATGCTACAGCATTCTTTATTGTGGTAGTACAATCATGACAAACCAGACTTTTGAGGAGAGAAGTTGCCTCCATCACAAGAATGTAGGTGGCAAAAAACTTCTGCAAAAATTACGTGATTGCACTTTCCCCACGGACATGAGGATTGTCGTCAATGAGACTCTGACTCAACAAGGATCAAATCATGCTCGTAACCAAAGTATACATTCTGCCTTTTCTAGTACTCACGCACGGAATACTGTCTTTTCTGAAGTTATGTTAAATAATATTACTGTTGCACAAAAATATGGCAACAAGAAGTTACCGAACGCACTAATTGTCGGTGTGAAAAAGGGGGGCACTAGGGCGGTCCTGGAGTTCATTCGAATTCATCCGGATGTGCGCGCGCTCGGAACAGAGCCACACTTTTTCGATAGGAACTATGACAGGGGACTTGATTGGTACAG gGGGCTAATGCCAAGGACACTAGACAGCCAAATCACCCTGGAGAAGACCCCCAGCTACTTTGTAACCAGAGAGGCTCCGAGGCGCATTGCCAGTATGTCCCAAGACACCAAGCTGATTGTGGTGGTGCGTAACCCGGTCACCAGGGCCATCTCTGATTACACACAGACTCTGTCAAAGAAGCCTGACATTCCCAGTTTTGAGGAGCTGGCCTTTAAGAACAGGAGCCTGGCTCTGGTGGACACCTCCTGGAACGCCATTCGCATTGGCATGTACATCCTCCACTTGGAGAACTGGTTGCAGTACTTTCGCTTATCACAGATCCACTTTGTGAGCGGCGAGCGTTTGATCACAGATCCAGCAGGAGAGCTAGGCCGGGTGCAGGACTTCCTGGGACTCAAACGAATCATCACAGACAAGCACTTCTACTTTAACAGAACCAAAGGATTCCCCTGCCTGAAGAAGCCTGAGAGCAGTAGCCAGCCACGCTGCCTGGGCAAGTCCAAGGGTAGAACTCATGTGCAGATTGACCGGGAGGTTATTGAGCAGCTGCGGGACTTTTATAGGCCTTTTAATGTTAAGTTCTATGAGACTGTTGGACATGATTTCAGATGGGAATGA